A single window of Microbispora hainanensis DNA harbors:
- a CDS encoding phosphatidylinositol mannoside acyltransferase yields the protein MPLADRLVAAAYSVGWAVVRYVPERLAAWFFQVLADWLWLRRGKSVRRLESNLARVVGGDAGDRAVRELSRAGMRSYFRYWMESFRFAAYTRERILDGTRATGGEHIFDNLARGRGVVVALPHMGNYDLAGAWLVHMGHRFTTVAERLKPESLFERFVDYRERLGMEVLPLTAKGGGSAMAFGTLAKRLREGKTVCLPAERDLTASGVEVDFFGARTRMAAGPAALAVQTGAALLAAVLWFEGDGWGIRIHEEIPVPAEGTREEKVGVMTQAVAAVFEKGIAEHPEDWHMLQRLWLDDLEPRGGAQS from the coding sequence GTGCCCCTCGCCGACCGGCTGGTCGCGGCGGCGTACTCCGTCGGCTGGGCCGTGGTCCGATACGTGCCGGAACGGCTGGCCGCGTGGTTCTTCCAGGTGCTCGCCGACTGGCTGTGGCTCAGGCGCGGCAAGTCCGTGCGCCGCCTGGAGTCCAACCTGGCCCGCGTCGTCGGCGGCGACGCCGGCGACCGCGCCGTACGCGAGCTGAGCCGGGCGGGCATGCGCTCCTACTTCCGCTACTGGATGGAGTCGTTCCGCTTCGCCGCCTACACCCGCGAGCGCATCCTCGATGGCACCCGGGCCACCGGGGGCGAGCACATCTTCGACAACCTCGCCCGGGGCAGGGGAGTGGTGGTCGCACTGCCCCACATGGGCAACTACGACCTCGCCGGGGCCTGGCTGGTGCACATGGGCCACCGCTTCACCACGGTCGCCGAGCGGCTGAAGCCCGAGTCGCTGTTCGAGCGCTTCGTCGACTACCGCGAGCGGCTCGGCATGGAGGTGCTGCCGCTGACCGCCAAGGGCGGCGGCAGCGCGATGGCGTTCGGCACGCTCGCCAAGCGGCTGCGCGAGGGCAAGACGGTCTGCCTGCCCGCCGAGCGCGACCTGACCGCCTCCGGCGTCGAGGTCGACTTCTTCGGCGCGAGGACCCGCATGGCCGCCGGGCCCGCGGCGCTGGCGGTCCAGACGGGCGCCGCGCTGCTGGCCGCCGTGCTGTGGTTCGAGGGGGACGGCTGGGGCATCCGCATCCACGAGGAGATCCCCGTCCCGGCCGAGGGGACGCGCGAGGAGAAGGTCGGGGTGATGACCCAGGCCGTGGCGGCGGTGTTCGAGAAGGGCATCGCCGAGCATCCGGAGGACTGGCACATGCTCCAGCGCCTCTGGCTCGACGACCTGGAGCCCCGGGGCGGGGCGCAGTCGTGA